A window of Chitinophaga sp. MM2321 contains these coding sequences:
- a CDS encoding AraC family transcriptional regulator, translating to MNHQATNTPSTWILPGHLKRRLEKHPLGKNLFITTIGFYPEIAAREFSELKDTPVYTLLYAAHGKGWFEIDGNKTVIKTNQYLIFPKEMPFRAGPSPDDPWRIYAVQFSGQLADEIYSYLGTGLKPRTIPPLVGRNAQFDDILHHLDLMNNIENLLYANFRFHSFLGTFRLTVFNYMKKGADNIIEQCIQIMKQKLDQNLTLADLSRQICISPSYLSALFKEKTRYSPIQLFTSLRMQKASQLLKETNFTIKEIAREMGYLDQYSFSRSFKLIMGVSPKAFRDKR from the coding sequence ATGAACCACCAGGCAACCAACACACCATCAACATGGATTTTACCAGGCCACCTGAAACGCAGGCTGGAAAAGCATCCACTGGGGAAAAATCTTTTCATCACCACCATCGGCTTTTATCCGGAGATAGCTGCAAGAGAGTTTAGCGAGCTAAAAGATACCCCTGTTTACACCTTATTATATGCCGCGCATGGCAAAGGATGGTTTGAAATCGATGGGAACAAAACAGTTATTAAAACCAATCAATACCTCATCTTTCCCAAAGAAATGCCTTTCCGTGCCGGACCATCCCCGGATGATCCCTGGAGGATCTATGCCGTACAATTCTCCGGACAGCTGGCGGATGAAATATACAGTTACCTGGGTACTGGTTTGAAGCCACGCACCATACCACCACTCGTTGGCAGGAATGCACAGTTCGATGATATTCTTCATCACCTGGATCTCATGAACAATATTGAAAACCTGTTGTACGCCAATTTCCGTTTCCATAGTTTCCTGGGCACCTTCCGGCTGACCGTTTTCAATTACATGAAAAAAGGAGCGGATAATATCATAGAACAATGTATACAGATCATGAAACAGAAACTGGATCAGAACCTCACGCTGGCAGACCTTTCCAGGCAAATCTGTATATCACCCTCTTATCTGTCTGCGCTTTTCAAAGAGAAAACACGCTACTCCCCTATACAGCTATTCACCTCCCTGCGCATGCAGAAAGCCAGTCAGCTCTTGAAAGAAACCAATTTTACGATAAAAGAAATTGCGCGGGAAATGGGATACCTGGACCAATACAGTTTCTCCAGGTCATTTAAATTAATCATGGGCGTATCTCCCAAAGCGTTCAGGGATAAACGCTGA
- a CDS encoding YceI family protein produces MKVLHGKFLCTMMLTLGLLGSCKKDNDKPIVSYELDAAASVAEWKGYLMTGYFNEGSIGVASTALRVVNGKVKGGSFVLPLSSIKNFNLPTEDLKTQLIEHLQSDAFFKMVLYPQITFDITSVAPYTSDAKEDLTGANYTITGNLTMVGKSLPISFPAKITIAAKKITVTAAIKVDRTKWGIDYAAAPELPDDQRILHNIDIHLKLSGKAK; encoded by the coding sequence ATGAAAGTATTACACGGAAAATTCCTGTGCACCATGATGTTGACCCTTGGTTTATTAGGAAGTTGTAAAAAAGACAATGATAAACCCATTGTCAGTTATGAGCTGGATGCAGCTGCGTCTGTAGCAGAATGGAAAGGATATTTAATGACAGGCTACTTTAATGAAGGCTCCATTGGCGTGGCAAGTACGGCGTTAAGAGTTGTGAACGGAAAAGTGAAAGGTGGTTCCTTTGTATTGCCTTTAAGCTCTATAAAGAACTTCAATCTTCCTACGGAGGATTTAAAAACGCAATTGATCGAACACTTGCAGTCTGATGCTTTTTTTAAAATGGTATTATACCCGCAGATAACTTTCGATATCACTTCCGTTGCGCCTTATACCAGCGATGCCAAAGAGGACTTGACGGGCGCTAATTATACCATTACCGGTAATCTCACGATGGTGGGCAAAAGTTTGCCTATCAGCTTCCCGGCAAAAATTACCATTGCAGCAAAGAAAATAACGGTAACAGCAGCTATAAAAGTGGATCGCACCAAATGGGGCATCGATTACGCTGCTGCACCTGAGCTGCCGGATGATCAGCGTATCCTGCATAACATAGATATTCACCTGAAGCTGTCCGGTAAAGCAAAATAA
- a CDS encoding sodium:solute symporter, with the protein MILVGLWFSRKNKSAAQFTTASGSIPGWALGLSLYATFLSSNTFLGVPGKSFGSNWNALVFSLSMPLAAFIAAKYFVPFYRHSGEVSAYTHLEHRFGPWARTYAMVCFILTQLARMGSIFFGVALALQALTGLDMRTIMAVTGVCIIVYTVLGGMEAVIWTEVMQGVVKTVGALVILGLVIVGMKDGVSDIFRIGMADGKFSMGSFNPLDFGSSTFWVVFLYGFFMNLNNFGMDQNYVQRYHAARSEKEASRSIWLCVYWYVPVSIVFFFIGTALYAYAQQHPEAILAVKQQVATERHVSVESLVPADYGDKVLPWFMVEKVPKGLMGLIVAAILSAAMSTVSSGMNSSATVFLKDIYQRYINPSPSPKKEMRVLYIATTISGLLAIIFGIAMIGVQSILDMWWELSGIFAGGMLGLFLLGLVSKTKNATAVTATLVGVAVIIWMSLSKYLPATWEQFRSPMHVHMVIVVGTLSIFLVGMVLTRIKQLKTSKS; encoded by the coding sequence ATGATTTTGGTTGGCCTGTGGTTTTCCCGGAAAAACAAAAGCGCCGCGCAATTTACAACCGCATCCGGAAGCATTCCGGGCTGGGCATTGGGACTTTCTTTGTACGCAACCTTTTTAAGTAGTAATACATTCCTGGGTGTGCCGGGAAAATCATTCGGCAGCAACTGGAATGCGCTTGTATTTAGTTTATCCATGCCGTTGGCTGCTTTTATAGCAGCGAAGTATTTTGTACCATTCTATCGGCATAGCGGCGAAGTAAGCGCCTACACACATCTGGAGCACCGTTTCGGCCCATGGGCAAGAACATACGCCATGGTGTGTTTTATTCTTACACAGCTCGCGAGGATGGGCTCTATTTTTTTCGGAGTGGCGTTGGCGTTACAGGCATTGACTGGTTTGGATATGCGTACCATCATGGCAGTTACCGGGGTTTGCATTATTGTATATACCGTGCTCGGTGGGATGGAAGCTGTTATCTGGACGGAAGTAATGCAGGGTGTTGTTAAAACTGTTGGCGCCCTGGTTATACTGGGACTGGTAATCGTGGGTATGAAAGATGGTGTGTCAGACATTTTCCGGATTGGAATGGCAGACGGGAAATTTTCAATGGGGAGTTTTAACCCGCTGGATTTCGGGTCCTCTACTTTTTGGGTGGTTTTCCTTTATGGCTTTTTTATGAACCTGAATAATTTCGGTATGGATCAGAATTATGTGCAACGCTATCATGCCGCCAGGTCTGAGAAAGAAGCGTCGCGCAGTATCTGGTTATGTGTATACTGGTATGTGCCCGTAAGTATCGTTTTCTTTTTTATCGGCACTGCTTTATACGCTTATGCACAGCAGCATCCGGAAGCTATACTGGCAGTAAAACAACAGGTAGCTACAGAACGGCATGTATCTGTGGAGTCCCTGGTACCGGCGGATTACGGAGATAAAGTATTGCCCTGGTTTATGGTGGAGAAAGTACCAAAAGGCCTGATGGGTTTAATCGTGGCTGCTATTTTGTCTGCTGCTATGAGTACCGTGAGCAGCGGTATGAACAGTTCTGCTACCGTTTTTCTGAAAGATATTTATCAGCGGTATATCAATCCTTCGCCCAGCCCTAAAAAGGAAATGAGGGTGTTATATATCGCCACCACTATTTCCGGTTTACTGGCTATTATATTCGGCATCGCCATGATAGGGGTGCAGAGCATCCTGGATATGTGGTGGGAATTGTCCGGCATATTTGCCGGAGGCATGCTGGGATTATTCCTGCTGGGACTTGTGTCAAAAACAAAGAATGCTACGGCGGTAACGGCCACCCTGGTAGGTGTGGCAGTCATCATCTGGATGTCACTTTCAAAATATCTGCCTGCTACATGGGAGCAATTCCGCAGTCCGATGCATGTGCATATGGTCATTGTTGTAGGCACCTTATCGATATTCCTGGTGGGCATGGTGCTCACACGGATAAAACAATTGAAAACCTCTAAATCTTAA
- a CDS encoding heavy-metal-associated domain-containing protein encodes METVQFKTNIKCSGCIASVTPVLDELAGKDNWEVDLLSADKVLKVSTGQANEQQIKAAIEKAGYKAEQIA; translated from the coding sequence ATGGAAACGGTACAATTTAAAACCAATATTAAGTGTTCAGGATGTATAGCGAGTGTAACTCCGGTGTTGGATGAACTGGCAGGAAAAGATAACTGGGAAGTAGATCTGTTAAGTGCGGATAAAGTGCTGAAAGTATCTACCGGTCAGGCAAACGAGCAGCAGATCAAAGCAGCGATAGAAAAAGCCGGATATAAGGCAGAGCAGATCGCTTAA
- a CDS encoding DUF6934 family protein: MKYEKYEPLLISKDALEFKFISEGPKGEIQKVVQFIETADATIYNLAFGDLTPDGEVDDHIKNDNKDRNKILATVAATVYEFTAHYPDKFIFFTGSTPERTRLYRMALAINLEELNGDFEIYGVILTKGLYYVAPFIKGEAFFGFLIKRKIV; encoded by the coding sequence ATGAAATATGAAAAATATGAGCCTCTGTTGATTTCAAAGGATGCGCTCGAATTTAAATTTATCAGCGAGGGACCTAAAGGAGAAATACAGAAAGTAGTCCAATTTATTGAGACAGCGGATGCAACTATTTATAACCTGGCTTTTGGTGATTTAACTCCTGATGGTGAAGTTGATGACCATATAAAAAATGACAACAAGGATAGGAATAAAATCTTAGCTACTGTTGCTGCTACGGTATACGAATTTACAGCACATTATCCCGATAAGTTTATTTTTTTTACTGGCAGTACTCCCGAACGGACACGGCTTTATAGGATGGCTTTAGCAATAAACCTGGAAGAGCTTAATGGTGATTTTGAGATATATGGTGTCATTTTGACAAAAGGGCTATATTATGTTGCTCCCTTCATTAAGGGGGAAGCTTTTTTCGGGTTTCTTATTAAGCGGAAAATTGTTTAA
- a CDS encoding heavy metal translocating P-type ATPase, with product MSTTISVEKGSAAIRTKRTDVTKETFPVLEMTCAACAISVESMLKSLPGVGDAGVNFANQSAWVEYDHTKTTPEALQSAVRSVGYDLLIEKENQDERKEEAQQRHYREVKQRTIWASVLSTPIVIIGMFFMDMPYGNWIMMVLATPVVFFFGRNFFVNAWKQAKHGKANMDTLVALSTGIAWLFSAFNTIYPEFWHQRGLHAHVYFEAAAVVIAFISLGKLLEEKAKSNTSSAIKKLIGLQPKTVLLVDDSGHTQEIPIADVKVQDLLLVKPGEKIPVDGKVVSGESYVDESMITGEPVPVAKRNGDKVFTGTINQKGSFQFRAEKVGADTMLAQIIKMVQEAQGSKAPVQKLVDKIAGIFVPVVIGIAILTFLSWMVFGGDDAFTHALLTAVTVLVIACPCALGLATPTAIMVGVGKGAENNILIKDAESLELAHKVNAIILDKTGTITEGKPVVTDLIWHTNNKTLQLSSSILYSLEQQSEHPLAAAVVTHLKEGAVNPVKLDVFESITGQGIKGMYEGLHYYVGNRKLMNENHIVTDKELDTKAAALQEEAKTVIYFAAGTTLQAVIAIADKIKATSSKAIAALQRDGIEVYMLTGDNAHTAAAVARKVGISSYKAEVLPSYKAAFVKELQQAGKVVAMVGDGINDSQALAQADVSIAMGKGADIAMDVAKMTLITSDLNSIPKALKLSRKTVSTIKQNLFWAFIYNIIGIPIAAGVLFPINGFLLDPMIAGAAMALSSVSVVSNSLRLKAAKL from the coding sequence ATGTCAACAACTATATCAGTAGAAAAGGGATCTGCGGCCATCAGGACGAAAAGGACGGATGTTACAAAGGAAACATTTCCCGTACTGGAAATGACATGTGCAGCCTGTGCTATTAGCGTGGAATCCATGCTCAAATCCCTTCCTGGCGTAGGTGATGCCGGCGTAAATTTTGCCAACCAGAGTGCCTGGGTGGAATATGATCATACAAAAACCACCCCGGAAGCACTGCAAAGTGCAGTCCGCTCTGTTGGTTACGATCTGCTCATTGAGAAAGAGAACCAGGACGAACGGAAAGAAGAAGCGCAGCAGCGTCATTACCGGGAGGTGAAACAAAGAACGATCTGGGCGTCAGTACTGTCAACACCCATTGTTATTATCGGGATGTTCTTTATGGATATGCCTTATGGTAACTGGATTATGATGGTGCTGGCAACACCGGTTGTCTTTTTCTTCGGAAGGAACTTTTTTGTAAATGCCTGGAAACAGGCAAAGCACGGGAAAGCAAACATGGATACCCTGGTAGCATTAAGCACCGGTATTGCCTGGTTGTTTAGTGCTTTTAATACCATTTACCCCGAGTTCTGGCATCAGCGCGGACTGCATGCCCACGTGTATTTTGAAGCGGCGGCGGTGGTCATCGCATTTATCTCACTGGGTAAATTATTGGAAGAAAAAGCAAAATCGAATACCTCTTCTGCCATAAAAAAATTAATTGGCTTACAGCCGAAAACCGTGCTGCTGGTAGATGACAGCGGTCATACCCAGGAGATTCCTATTGCCGATGTGAAAGTGCAGGATCTGTTGCTGGTAAAACCCGGAGAAAAGATCCCTGTAGACGGTAAGGTGGTTAGCGGAGAATCATATGTTGATGAAAGCATGATCACCGGCGAACCGGTGCCCGTTGCCAAGAGAAACGGCGACAAGGTTTTTACAGGAACGATTAATCAGAAAGGCAGTTTTCAGTTCAGGGCGGAAAAAGTAGGAGCAGATACTATGCTGGCGCAGATCATTAAAATGGTACAGGAAGCGCAGGGCAGTAAAGCGCCCGTACAAAAGCTGGTAGATAAAATTGCCGGCATCTTTGTTCCGGTAGTCATTGGTATTGCTATCCTTACTTTCTTATCCTGGATGGTATTTGGAGGCGATGACGCCTTCACGCATGCCTTGCTTACGGCTGTTACGGTATTGGTGATTGCTTGTCCCTGTGCGCTTGGTTTGGCTACTCCTACGGCAATTATGGTGGGTGTTGGTAAAGGTGCGGAAAACAATATCCTGATAAAGGATGCTGAAAGCCTGGAACTGGCACATAAAGTAAATGCCATCATCCTGGATAAAACCGGCACCATTACGGAAGGTAAACCTGTAGTAACAGACCTCATCTGGCATACAAATAACAAAACACTTCAGCTCAGTAGTTCTATTCTGTACTCCCTGGAGCAGCAGTCAGAACATCCGCTTGCAGCAGCAGTGGTAACCCACCTGAAGGAAGGCGCCGTGAACCCGGTAAAGCTGGACGTTTTTGAAAGTATTACGGGGCAGGGAATAAAAGGTATGTATGAAGGCTTGCATTACTATGTTGGTAACAGAAAGCTGATGAATGAAAACCACATTGTTACAGACAAAGAACTGGATACGAAGGCAGCTGCCTTACAGGAAGAAGCCAAAACGGTCATCTATTTTGCCGCTGGCACCACTTTACAGGCTGTTATAGCTATTGCGGATAAAATAAAAGCAACTTCTTCCAAAGCCATTGCAGCGTTGCAACGCGATGGAATAGAAGTGTACATGCTGACGGGCGATAACGCTCATACGGCTGCTGCCGTAGCCAGGAAAGTGGGGATCAGCTCCTATAAGGCGGAAGTATTGCCGTCTTACAAGGCTGCCTTTGTAAAAGAATTGCAGCAGGCCGGTAAAGTGGTAGCAATGGTAGGTGATGGTATCAATGATTCACAGGCGCTGGCGCAGGCTGATGTGAGCATCGCAATGGGGAAAGGCGCTGATATTGCCATGGACGTAGCCAAAATGACATTGATCACTTCCGACCTGAATAGTATCCCCAAAGCATTGAAACTGTCACGGAAAACGGTGAGCACGATCAAACAGAATCTTTTCTGGGCATTTATCTATAACATTATAGGTATTCCCATTGCAGCCGGTGTGCTATTCCCTATAAACGGATTCCTGCTGGATCCGATGATTGCAGGAGCCGCCATGGCGCTCAGTTCTGTGAGTGTTGTCAGTAACAGTCTGCGGTTAAAAGCCGCGAAATTATAA
- a CDS encoding helix-turn-helix domain-containing protein: MDAFTPVVKKQLPAETLQVYVAEYVFRAFTVPQSQPVVKAMPLRVSSSIDFFLGDPFETVDYQSKQVAPFTPCTIRGPRTHKKYTISISGRFVSFTIKFKPTGLYRLLGMPANLFCNQAIDGQLLYAAFFGEITEQLMACRHISGCIRIIEPYLLRLAARQHKIYPSKAIEQMTGLIFTDKAPASIADFLRKVCLSERQLERNFVKEIGTTPKLYSNMVRFENLLRYKMDFPRQNWTNLTYEFNYYDQMHLIKSFQRFLGINPGDFAPEDFAL; encoded by the coding sequence ATGGACGCGTTCACCCCAGTTGTAAAAAAGCAGCTTCCTGCTGAAACACTCCAGGTATATGTAGCTGAATATGTATTCAGGGCATTCACGGTGCCGCAAAGTCAGCCTGTTGTTAAGGCCATGCCGCTGCGCGTTAGCAGCTCTATTGATTTCTTTTTGGGCGATCCTTTTGAAACAGTAGATTACCAGTCAAAACAAGTAGCACCATTTACACCCTGCACTATACGCGGGCCCCGTACCCATAAAAAATATACGATCTCTATCAGTGGTCGTTTTGTATCCTTTACCATAAAATTTAAACCCACCGGTTTATACCGGCTGTTAGGTATGCCTGCCAACCTTTTCTGTAACCAGGCCATCGACGGGCAATTATTATATGCCGCTTTTTTCGGAGAAATAACGGAACAACTGATGGCGTGCCGGCATATAAGTGGATGCATCCGTATCATTGAGCCTTACTTATTACGCCTGGCAGCAAGGCAGCATAAAATATATCCCTCAAAGGCAATAGAGCAGATGACAGGGCTGATATTTACCGATAAGGCGCCCGCCAGTATCGCAGATTTCCTGCGGAAAGTATGTTTATCGGAGCGCCAGCTGGAACGGAATTTTGTAAAAGAAATAGGCACTACCCCTAAGCTGTACAGCAATATGGTACGATTTGAAAACCTGTTACGCTATAAAATGGATTTCCCCCGTCAAAACTGGACCAACTTAACCTACGAGTTTAATTACTACGATCAAATGCACCTTATTAAAAGCTTTCAACGCTTTTTAGGCATTAATCCCGGTGACTTTGCACCGGAAGACTTTGCCCTCTAG
- a CDS encoding dihydrodipicolinate synthase family protein, with protein sequence MQKKFVPVMITPFNLKAQIDLNVVEQLVDFYLDAGVKGFFANCLSSEMYSISEDERLELTKHVVRYVNGRVPVVATGSFGLTIADKAVFTQKIYDTGVDSVIMITGHFANVDESDDILLQRFEQLFSLTGDIPLGLYECPAPYKRVITPAILKTLLATNRLIYHKDTSCDVESVRAKLAVTAGSRLEFYDAHTPNAVASMQMGAVGMSAIAGNFYPEILVWLCNHVNDADKQEEVRWIQAELQKVDPLIHIAYPMSAKYFLQLRGVPVRTISRAHALELTPDQKQALQQLHRTFKGWCERLQIREVVTAPLSH encoded by the coding sequence ATGCAAAAGAAATTTGTACCAGTAATGATCACACCTTTCAACCTGAAAGCACAGATTGATCTTAATGTGGTGGAGCAGCTGGTAGACTTTTACCTGGACGCTGGTGTAAAAGGCTTTTTCGCTAACTGCCTGTCTTCTGAAATGTACAGCATCAGTGAAGACGAGCGCCTGGAGCTTACAAAGCATGTAGTACGCTATGTAAATGGCCGTGTGCCGGTAGTAGCTACCGGATCATTTGGTCTGACAATAGCGGATAAGGCAGTCTTTACACAAAAAATTTATGATACCGGCGTTGATTCAGTGATTATGATCACAGGGCATTTTGCCAATGTAGACGAGTCAGACGATATTCTCCTGCAAAGATTTGAACAATTATTTTCCCTTACGGGAGATATCCCACTGGGTTTGTATGAATGTCCGGCTCCCTACAAAAGGGTCATAACACCGGCCATTCTGAAAACACTGCTGGCTACTAACCGCTTGATTTATCATAAAGATACTTCCTGTGATGTGGAAAGCGTACGTGCTAAACTGGCCGTAACAGCCGGTAGCCGGTTGGAATTTTATGATGCACATACACCAAATGCAGTTGCTTCCATGCAAATGGGTGCAGTAGGTATGTCTGCTATCGCTGGAAATTTTTATCCTGAAATACTGGTATGGCTTTGTAATCATGTAAATGATGCAGACAAGCAGGAAGAAGTACGTTGGATACAGGCAGAATTGCAGAAGGTAGATCCTTTGATCCACATCGCTTACCCGATGAGCGCCAAATATTTCCTGCAGTTACGTGGTGTTCCTGTACGTACTATCAGCCGCGCGCATGCGCTGGAACTCACGCCAGATCAGAAACAGGCATTACAACAACTTCACCGTACTTTCAAAGGTTGGTGCGAAAGATTACAGATCAGGGAAGTGGTAACAGCTCCTTTATCACATTAA
- a CDS encoding HAD-IIA family hydrolase has protein sequence MKKKGFLIDMDGVIYKGSEPIPGAVEFINGLRDKGLPFLFLTNNSQRTSRDVCYKLNKMGFRVNDTDIFTCAMATARYLASKKENGTAYVIGEGGLLTELYNAGYSIVDDQPDYVIIGEGRTIMLESVDKAINMIMKGAKLIATNLDPNCPMGGGKYRAGCGALVAMLECASGIKAFSVGKPSPVMMRMARKALQLTTDETVMIGDTMGTDILGAGSMGFTTVLTLSGVTHEDDLVHFGYSPDFIIKSVKDLLDEDLFMRVIGNPQLAGAIC, from the coding sequence ATGAAAAAGAAGGGATTTCTTATTGACATGGATGGAGTAATCTACAAAGGCAGCGAACCTATTCCGGGTGCTGTGGAATTTATTAATGGCCTCAGGGATAAAGGACTTCCTTTTCTGTTCCTTACAAACAATAGCCAGCGTACCAGCAGGGATGTCTGCTATAAGCTGAATAAGATGGGTTTCCGGGTAAATGACACCGATATCTTTACCTGTGCTATGGCAACAGCCAGGTACCTGGCGTCAAAGAAGGAAAATGGTACCGCCTATGTTATTGGTGAAGGAGGCCTGCTTACAGAGCTTTATAATGCAGGTTATTCTATTGTTGATGATCAGCCTGATTATGTTATTATAGGAGAAGGCAGAACAATCATGCTGGAATCTGTTGATAAGGCGATTAATATGATTATGAAAGGCGCCAAATTAATTGCTACCAACCTCGATCCTAACTGCCCGATGGGTGGTGGGAAATATCGCGCAGGATGCGGAGCACTGGTAGCAATGCTGGAATGTGCCAGTGGTATAAAGGCTTTCAGCGTTGGTAAACCCAGTCCTGTTATGATGCGCATGGCCAGGAAAGCATTACAGTTAACAACCGATGAAACAGTGATGATAGGAGATACGATGGGTACGGATATCCTGGGAGCCGGATCAATGGGCTTTACCACCGTACTCACTTTGTCCGGCGTAACACATGAAGATGACCTGGTGCATTTTGGGTATTCTCCCGATTTTATTATTAAATCTGTGAAAGACCTGCTGGATGAAGACCTGTTTATGCGGGTAATAGGAAATCCACAACTGGCCGGCGCCATCTGCTAG
- a CDS encoding ferritin, whose protein sequence is MKKNRLSSSLQTGLNTQMTQEALAAQIYLSYAAWATSEGFSGIANFLFRHANEERNHMMKFLEYIMERGAKAEIEAIPKPPKDPTSIQNCFEQIFQQEIGNTAGIYKLVKMSFDEGDWATWHFLQWFVKEQTEEETLALNLLDKIKVAGGEKATSEALYNLDRDLQKEPDEAALAETKSAANP, encoded by the coding sequence ATGAAAAAGAACAGGCTTTCTTCCAGCTTACAAACCGGGCTGAACACACAAATGACCCAGGAGGCACTCGCAGCCCAGATATACTTGTCTTATGCTGCCTGGGCCACATCCGAAGGATTCAGTGGAATTGCCAATTTCCTTTTCCGGCATGCCAATGAAGAACGGAATCACATGATGAAATTCCTGGAATACATCATGGAAAGAGGCGCCAAGGCGGAGATAGAGGCCATACCCAAGCCTCCCAAGGATCCTACCAGTATACAAAATTGTTTTGAACAGATATTCCAGCAGGAAATCGGGAACACCGCAGGCATTTATAAACTGGTAAAGATGAGCTTTGATGAAGGCGACTGGGCTACCTGGCATTTCCTCCAATGGTTTGTAAAAGAACAAACAGAAGAAGAAACCCTTGCATTAAATCTGCTGGATAAGATCAAAGTTGCCGGTGGTGAAAAGGCTACCAGTGAGGCTTTGTACAACCTGGACCGCGACCTGCAAAAAGAACCGGACGAGGCAGCATTGGCCGAAACCAAATCTGCTGCCAATCCGTGA
- a CDS encoding SRPBCC family protein, protein MSTEFPAKATVTQTFTQSPEAVFDAWLDTGMISRFMFGPALRDEEIVSLKTDARVGGSFSFIVRRKGMEIDHIGEYLEIDRPHRLVFTWAVRQDLPDSSRVVINITPAGTGSELTLTQEMPANWADFIDSAKGAWSKMLTALAGIH, encoded by the coding sequence ATGTCTACAGAATTTCCTGCTAAAGCCACTGTTACGCAAACCTTCACGCAATCACCGGAAGCTGTTTTTGATGCCTGGCTGGATACCGGGATGATCAGCCGGTTTATGTTTGGCCCTGCACTTCGTGACGAAGAAATTGTAAGCCTTAAAACGGATGCGCGGGTTGGAGGCTCATTTTCCTTTATTGTGCGCCGCAAGGGAATGGAAATTGATCACATCGGTGAATATCTTGAAATAGACAGACCCCATCGCCTGGTCTTCACCTGGGCAGTGCGGCAGGACCTGCCCGATAGCTCGCGTGTTGTCATCAATATCACCCCGGCAGGAACGGGTTCAGAGCTAACACTGACGCAGGAAATGCCTGCCAACTGGGCGGATTTTATTGATTCAGCTAAGGGGGCATGGTCGAAAATGTTAACGGCGCTTGCCGGAATACATTAG